TGACACCACACACTCTGATAATATCAGGCGCATGTCCTCCACCAGCACCTTCACTGCACAAAATCGAGACATCCATAGGTGATTATGCAAAAATGCATTATTTCCTTAATTATTCTTAACTAAAGAGAGCCAATGTGCCCCAATCAGAAGCTTATACCTGTGGTAAGTATGAATTGTTCTATCTTTAAAAGCAGCAATTGAGTGCTCCACAAAACCAGACTCATTCAATGTGTCAGTGTGGATATTCACCTGTCAAGTTGCACAAATAGTGATTAGAAGTACAATAACTAGCCTGAAGAAGAGTCGGTTACCTGAATGTCATGTTGCTCGGCAACAGTCAAACAATTGTCTATTGCAGCAGGAGTAGTTCCCCAATCCTCATGAAGCTTTAAACCCATTGCTCCAGCCTTGATTATTTCATGCAGGCCATCTGCCTTTGCACTATTTCCCTAAAGTTTCAAGACCAAATCATGAAATGAATGAGATAAGCACGAACATTCTCCTACTTGGAACAAGATGACATGCATAATCAATGTGTCATCTGAAGAGTAACTGACAAAGAACACGCACTTTTCCTGTGAAACCAAAATTAAGAGGTAAATCATCTGTTGATTGCAACATTAATTTCATATGTGATGCCGCTGGTGTACAAGTTGTTGCACGCGTCCCATCTGCAGGTCCTGTTCCACCTCCTACCAATGTTGTGATACCTAAAAGCATGGTAGAGAGTAGTACCAAACACATGTTAGAACCATGCTCCTCCTCTCTAAGGACAAAAATGTATAGATGATCTAACTCTATTGAGTTTCGCTTCTCTTAGGACTAGCTTTTAACATTCAGAACAGCAATTATAACAACAGAATATACATAAAGCCGTGGATGCCAATTGCCAAAGCAGTATCTGCATataatcaaaatcaaattaaagCAGATACGATATTACAGAAGACATCGATGTCCAATTTGATACACTTCGACACTGAATGGTAGGTTTGAATAGAAGGTTTAATGTAATGCATGAAAACCTTTGTATTTATGGCAAAAATCCTGATCATTGAACTTGCTTTACTCAATCTACAGTTGCTGCAATTGTCATGATTTTATTGTCAAAGTTAGATAAACACAATAAGTGCACATGATAACAAAGATCCTGTAAACTTTAATTAACAGTAGTGGTGGTAAAAGCAGTCAAGAACATCCTTTCTACACCACCAAGAGAGACAAAGAAGAAAATGAGTTTAATGTTCTTCGATCATGTTAAAAGTATTTATTTCCAGTACCTTATCAGTTGACCAAAATAAAAAGATTAGTTTATCATGgcttgaaatcaagtgtaaagtGCATCACTACTACAAGTGagcagatttttctttttctttttcttttctttctttttttttataaaaggtAAAACAGAATCGTGAACATTTATCTCTCTAACAAGAAAAGAAACTGATTCTCATGGAACTAGAGCAGAAAAcgcaacaaaaacaaaatttcatcAATGATAGTCATAATTTCTTAAGAGCAACATAAACACGTTTTTGTTAAGCACAAGCGACACATCATCATGAATAGAAACGAAGACTTCTCATAACTATGATTTTCTAGGATATTCAATAAGCTCTATGAAAGTTTTCCCAAGTATATTGTGAGAATGTCGCTCCCAAATTTCCAAATGATGAATCCATATATGGAATCTGTTAGTAAGCTACCTTGTAATTGTCATCATTAATCTTAGCTCGTGCATTTACAGAATTTCAAAACTTGGAGAAAATAATCAGGCGGGGGTAGAAAATGTATATTCTCTTACTGACACTTTTTTTACAGCATCCAGAAGAATTATTAGCATAAAGTACCCATCTGGACATTAAAACTTCAGTAATCTACCAGGTGAAACAAGAGGTCTACATCAACTTTATCAAAGGTATTAATATAACAGGCATgaaaaagcaaaataaagtCATAAAACTTTAAGCTGTTTGGCGCTCACATTCATCATCATTTGTTTAATACTGAATTCATCAAAATGAAACAGCTGAATTTGCTTAAAGTTGCATAAATCTTACCACTTGATATTGCCTCAAAAGCCAGCTGAGGGCATATAAAATGCACATGACAATCTATAGCTCCAGCTGTTACAATAAATCCTTCACCAGCAATTACTTCAGTATTAACCTGATCCAACAAAGCAAAATGTTAGAGTCTTCAAACTTAAAAAGGTAATTACACCTTGAACAACACTGCAAAGAGAACAGCTTGAACTCACCCCAATAATCATCTCAGGATACACTCCATGCATGATATCTGGGTTGCCTGCTTTCCCTAGTGATGCTATGAAACCATCTTTAATTCCGATGTCAGCCTTAATAATACCGGAGTAGTCAATAATTACTGCATTTGTTATGACAGTATCCAAACAGTCAATGGCTGCATAACCACAAGCCTGCCCCATTCCATCTCGCAGAACTTTGCCACCACCAAATACACATTCATCACcataaacagaaaaatctctCTCTATTTCTGCGAATAAATCAGTGTCACCAAGCCTAATTTGATCACCAATTGTGGGCCCATACATATTGGCATAGGTCTCATGTGATAGTTCATAAGAAAAAGGGGATCCTTCTTCAATGACACCTTCACTGCAAAACCAGTTCAATTTTCAAATAAGCCATCTTTACTACTTGTAACAATCTCCACGGATTGCAATtactcaaatcaagaaattcataAGGAAATGTTATCAGGCATCCTATTCAAGCAGCATAACTCAGGCAAGCAAAATAACTTTGTCCAAAGCAGAGTGATATTTGGAAAGACAAATGAAACTTGGGAAGCTGCCCAGACCTCGAATTTGGTTCTTCAAGATGCTTACATGCTCTCTCTTGTATGGCATCCATCAATGCTGTCATATTGGCATTATGAACTGGACCATCAGCAATTCCATTTCCTCCCCTAATAACTTGTTTACCTTCTATTCTGACAAGGGTAACAGTTTTTGTGTCTCCTGGCTAGCAAAGTAGAATACTTTTTGTTATAAACTTGCTAATTTTGGACACAAGTTTCAAAAATGACACAAATTACATGACAATCAGCATTACACACACGAGAAACATGATGACAATAATGAATGCATAAAGATGAATAAACAGAAGAATATACAAGCGGAAAGAAGTTCTCCACAAATCATTGGCACAAATACAGTCATTAAAGATTGAAAACAAGAACTGCTCTCCATCATGTGCCTGATTGAGAAATGAAGCAAATAACTCTTGCTTAGCAGCATAGACAGGTCTCACTATATATCAAGAAGCACTAATTTGAAGTCAATCATAGAAAGTCAATCTTAAGGTAGCTTTAAGAAAACCATGTGGAGTTCCTGACCCTCTGAAAATAACACTTTTTATGTAGACTAGATATCAGCCATGGGGCTTACTCATATCAAAGATTAACATTTGTGCTTGTAGAGTCTCATGCTGCAACTTCAATGGAAATATCAGAAACAGTCATTTCAATTCTAACAGAGTCAAAACATTTAACCTCAAATCTAGTAGCGGTCCCTGCTGGTATATTCAACCGCATTGCATAGGCTTTCATTCGGTCGAAAACCAAATAGGGGTTTGCCTCAATAAAGTGATAGTGGCTTCCAACCTGGAAATTCAAGAACCATCAACATTGTCAATATTTCTTCATTAACTTCAAGTGTCATTGCAACACTCTAGCAGCATTTCTTGCTATAGAAAGAAAAGCTTAAAGTAATGAAGACATGATGTTGAAGGATAGATATGGTCACATCATCCATACAATAGCTAGAAATTCTCCAGAGATTgggtatgtatgtatgtatgtatctatatatatatatatatatatgcttaaGCCAACACCTGAATCGGCCTGTCTCCAGTGTTAGTGACTTGAAGCTTAACTGCTCTCCTCCCGGGGTTGAGTGTAATCGATCCACCTCCAAAGATGATCTCACCAGGGATTTTACCAGCTTCTACAGGAGGAAACTTGTCCAATGAAGGGACTGCAAAATAGCACCTTTTAAAACAATGACCCCCACAAAGAAGATAGttcataaaaaaatattttctatcAATAGTAAGATGGAAAATACAAGACTAATAAAACTTGTGTTAATAGCATGCAAAGGACTTGTGTGAAATTTAAGCAACAGATAAAGCTGCCCGACATTATACAAGTGCAACTCATGGAGGAATTCCATGATCAAATCTCAGTTGCAGATTTTTAACTTCATGTATCATGAAATATATCTTGATAGTGTTCACTTCCAAATTAAGCTGTTTTACAGGAGAGGGCTTTACCAACAAAGATATTAGATAAAGATATGATTGAGTATTCAAATTTGTAACATTCACAAGGAACTCCCCATGATTCATGCAATGTAATCACCTGGAAGAAAGGAACCATATAATGCAAGTTCCAGATTTCCATTTTCGGACACTATGGGATCGTGAATGGTGATTAGTTTTGTTCCGTCAGGAAAGGTTCCCTCAACCTGTACTTGCATTTACAAGGAGGTTATGAttcagaaaaaaaattttgcagtcATTGACCAGGAAAGGACAACCATCAACATCACTTCAGAATCTACAAGATCCACTTACCTGTACAGTGTTCAAGAGATGAGGAACAGCTGGAAGAACTTGCCTCCTGCCAAATTGAGCagaaaataaataatgcaacTATTTGCTTCATGATTCTTGTCAAGAGTGGAAAACATTGGTATAAGTTTTCAGCATTGATGATACATAATGTTCTACATAAGCAAAAGCATACAAATGAAACTGTTCCATATATTCAGTCGAATATAGGCCTGTAGCCAGGATGGAAATGTGCATAATGTGAGTCATAAAAAGAAGCTATCTTTTTGTATGACTCATAATTTGCACTTGTAAATGATCATCCAAGCAAGCAACAGAACAAGGGGTAGGAATTGTGTagacaaaacaaacaaagtgATGAGTACCAGATTTCCTGGCTACCTTCCTAAGAACTGTCTTCCAAGGTCCATCAATTCAGCCACACTCTTCTCACCATCACGCACCAACTCGAGAATCTATTCAACCACAGCAATGGGTATAGAATtcaaaataactaaataaaacaACAAGAATAGTCATGACAGCACAAACTATAATTGGAGTGATAACACAAGAAGCAGCTTTACAAATCTCACAGCTCAAACATTAGTGCGACCTCGCACAGatataacttttttttaatgaaaacaAAAACAGGAAGCCTAAGGCTTTAGGCACTCCCATGTTATCGTTATAACAACAAAATTAGCTCATTGGTAAACAGGTAAGCTGAATACAAAAAGGTATTACAAATAATGTATTTATTACAGCGTTACATTTCACATTTCACAATTTAAATAGTGCCTACAATCGATTCTGACAAATAAGAAATCCCAAAAAAATACATTAAAACAGGGTCAAGATTGGAGTGGCCTTAAAGTGGAAAGTCCAAAGCAATTTGCTGAACACATGACATGCAAATGAAGAATAAATGGAAGAAGGGTTGGGCTGGGCTGGGGAGAATGAAATGGAAATACCTGAGCAGCGATGAGAGCAACGGCTTCGGTGTAATTAAGCCTCTGGCCCCTAGCCAAACGCTTCTGGGCAAGCTGCCCTGCATTGTGGAGCATCAACTTGTCCATCTCTCTGGGCACCAGCTTCATCTTTTCCGTAGTCCCGCCCCGACCTTGCTTTCAAATTTAACAACAACTAAGACGACCCCACAAGGTTCAAGCTTTCTATTTGTCTGACAGAATCCTTatcaggaaaaagaaaaagaatttggGCGAGCCACAACTGCACAAGTCAACTGGCCTGGTTCTGCTTACTTGATTCTCGGATGATTTTGTATATGCGATACAAGTCTACAACCAACAATGAAAAAGCAAAGTGATCGATAGTGGATCAGTGATGCCACTGGGCACAAATCACAATGGCCTCGTACGGCGTCGTATTTAACCACAGGGCTATCCTCTCTGCTTCTCTTTCTGTCTGATGCATGGGTTCTTCCTTCAGTTCGCTTGGGTGCGTgggttgggacttgggacaGGGAATATACACTCAAACGATTCTATGGTGGCTCCCAGTGGATCCAGTAGAACACATAAGCGGAAACCAGAAAAGGCCAAAAGGTACAGGGCAAAAAAGGAAGGCGTGATATTTAATTGACGCCCGAAATATCACGCCTTCAGTTGCCCAGCCATGGTGGTCATTCCAATTTCCATGCTTGTTTACTCTTCCGCAGCTGATTATAATTTATAACTATTAAGTTTACCTTGTTGTATTAATTAGTCTTTCATATGTGACAATtgctaaaaacatgaaagtgAGCAAAGGCCCGAACTAATTTGTTGAGGATTGGACTTCTTCTTGATCTAAATTAGTTGAAGAATGAGTCACTCACAGCAGAATATGTAGCATAcactcagaaaaaaaaaaatttaattgcaGGAATCCTTTGTCATTAAAACCCTTTTCAACATTACTTTTCTGTCAATAATGTAGACAATAACATAATTGATGTAGACACTAATACagtaagagtaaatcttatatatactgacagtgcatacactatcatcgttggatccatgacacatatgcaaaaattaaatttcaaatttaaattttgtgtagttgtcattcatccaatgttgatagtgtatacattgtcagtgtacgaaagattaatccatataGTAAATGTAGACAGTaacacatcaaaataaaattttttttttttttaaaaaaaacacaacGAATTTTTTGAGCTGGTACCCTGCCATGCATATTCAGATGGAAGATTGCCCTCGACAACGGCTATCAGCATCAGGTTCGGCGCGGCCAAAATGAAATTGGCGTCGCAAATATGTCTTCTTGGGTTCTCAGATTCCAAGCGATGTGCATTACGCCATGAATTTCTAGCAGTCAACAGAGATTCCTCAATAATTAATTAGAAGAATATCTATCTAAATAAATGCTCATCTGCAGAGTTTGTAGTCTATGATCCGTAACATGCCAAATTACCACACGCTCTGATCGATCCCATACTTGGATCGCATCCACCCATACTATAGTGCATGGCTGCGACATTGATGTCAGATGAGATTGTGGGCTATGATAGATACCTTGTAAAATGAAAATTGTGTTCAATTGTTGAATGCTACATACAGTAATTTGTTTGAGTTTCGTGCTCTAGAAAGAATAATAATAGTTCAAGATAGAAACTTGcaacttttttttcttcttagcCGGAGCCCAGAAACTTGCAGGTTGATACGAGCTATTACTAGCTACAAGTTGAAAGTAATTAAAGGAGGGTTACCCAAATGCAAGTCAATGCAGCTGGTTAGCCATTCTTTGCCTCACTCTTATAACTTGCTCTCAATTTAATAATTGCAATGCATGTGAAGCTGGTTCTCGCTGCCCAGATCTACTACTCATTGGAAGTTCTGACCATGCGAATCACAGACCAAGCATATGGAAAGATAATCAAGTTGTAGCAGAATAACAAGATTCGTTGAGAGAGAACTTAGTCAAATATAATTACTAATAAGGAGAGCAGCTGAAGAAATGACTTTTCGAGAATTATCTACAAGAAGGAATCGGGTGAAGATGAAGGTGAGCCCAACGATCATAAGAGCAGCAGATCTTCACAAATCAATTGTGCTATAACATTTAATCCAGGACTGGGaattgcaattttcttttttctttttttttttaaaaaaaaaagcagcagACTGGGAATTGCTTGGTTGCTCCAACTTTGAAAAAAATTCCACAATAGCCTATCAACTTTGCTCCAAAatttccatatatatatatatatatatatattgcaatcCATCCATAACAACATGAAAGGTATTGGATTAGTCCAAATATAGGAATAGATAGCACTAGCAAAATAAAGAACTTTCTTCAAGATTCTGTATCTAACTAAAACAAAGCAAGACATTCACTTGTGATCTGATTGCTAATTCTAACTTTGTAAGAAATTAATTATCTAAACTTAAAAGACGTTTAACTGTCTTGATCCACCCAAGAGCTTGGGTTTGCCACTGCCAATACATAGCAGCACTTTGCATCAAAAGTGACAGGCGATGTCAAAGCGTTTGGCATTACATCATTGAATTATTTAGCTAGTTACTGATGTTTCCTGCAATGGTCAAGTTCACACGTTTTATGAAATcataaaaagaggaaaagggctcctaccaaaaacaagaaagcggaaaaaaaaataatgataataGGAGGAGGAAAAGGTCCAAAGGGGCGTGTGTTTGAGTTCTGAAAGATGTAATCTACAGCTAAATACAATTTGTCAACAATACAAGTTTGTATCATTTCTTTCATCGTTTTCACTTCGACAGCAGAATTTCTTATGTTATCTGCAAGCCTTTTTATCGTACGTGTGATAAAATTATTTGGAAGTTGGATGAACAAAGAAGCTTGCAGGCCAAATCCGGCAAAATTCGATCAGGAGCAACCGTACTTTGTGTCCATACTCCATAGTAAGCAACTAGCTACCTTTGTTGTGCCAGCTAGCGGCCGATTTCTAGTGCCTGATGAGGGAAGTACGGGTGTTGACATATGGTCTTATACCATGAGTCTATTATGCTATTCACAAAAGACAGAAGAAAAGTTAACCTTCTCCAAGAAACTAATAATGTGTCAAAGATTACTTTAATATTCGTCACTTTAAGGTTTTAACCACTCCATGTCATAACAATCGGTACTTTATTACTCTATTGGTGATTAATTACAAAATATTCATTTTGGATTTTTTCTCAAAGAGATTCAATCCATTCCTTTGCTCTTTGTATAAGTTTCAATAGTATTGTACAAGTTATTGAGGATGTGTTTTCTTAAAAGTTGCAGGTACAAAATGCACTCTTTAATTTGTCTAGACATCTATTCCTTAAAAAATGCATTAGGCGAATGTGGTTTTTAAAACTTTCACTATTCGAGAACCTTTTTTGAAAAACTATCGATCACCATTTGATCATTTCATCGTCACCAATGACGAATTTAGAAACAAGAGAGTATCCAACCACTCAGCTTATTTCTAATCTCTAAGGGGCTATTTAGTAGGCCATGtttttaatagaaaaaaaattttcaaaaatttttctccAACTTTTACTACAGAAACTTGTAAAAACACCTtctaaattttataaaaatgtaccCTAAAATATCCAAAAGATACACACCCATTTTTCTGTTCTACCATTATTTTTCCTAACCAATTCCACTTCCACTTCCACCTCCACCTACCTTCATCCCCTCCTCACATAACCATCATTGCTGTCATCGCcaccttctttctttcttttttactttctCCCTCCCTCTACTTTTCCACTCCTCATTCTTCTCTCTTCTTCCTCTATCACCCCCTTTTCACCTCTCCCTTCACCCCTACCCTCCTTTCTAACTCCCCATTTAATCACATGACCAGAGAGGAAGAGGGAGAGGAGGAAAGGAATGGGTGAAGGAAGAAGGGAGGGAGGAAGTGGCGAGAGAAGGAAAAGGTTAAAGCGAGAGAAAGGGAAAgcgagagaaagggagagagagagagagagctaggaACGACGGTCGTGAAGTTTTTGATCGACGGTGATTGAAGTAGTGATAGTGataaaaaaggaagaagaagagaggaaataagaataaaaaaattcaatttattCACAAAAGTTTTTCTACAAATTCTATAGTaagttttaataaaattttgtagaaTCGTCTAAAAAATATGCTATCCAAACAGATCATAGATAAGAAGCAATAATGTGCAAAGAAGGTGTACTTACTACTTGCTCATTTGCTAATTAGACAAAACGAAAAATACAATTCTAATTAAAACTTTTTCCTTGTATTTAGAACTAATTTTCCAATCTAAGCTctccaatttttctttctttttcttttctttgttattCAAACTCAACTTTACTAAGTTGCTTCGACTAGGAGGACAATTGGACTTGTATTCTCAAGCTCGCACAACAATGATGCTCAATATTGTGGGTATCACTTgcatttattatatatattcaTGGATCATAAAAGCCTCTTTGTATTCTTCGATTGATTTAAATatatattcaaaaaatttgcaGCTACAATCACAGCTAACAAATTCCATCATGAACTTTTCCATGCATAGCTAACCGTCTTTTTCAACTGGCTGTGCTAAATTATTTAATAGGCTTTTTCATCAAGAATAAAAAGACACTTAATATTTTGTTGTATATAGTCCTTCTGTCATGGTCTCATGTGACAATTAAACCATAACATGAATGAATAGGACTGCGATGTGAAAAGTATATCGAAATTAATTTACTTCCAACAATATCAAAATGGTTGTGAGATTTATGCCGAAAATTTATTCTCAGGGGTACCTAAAAGTCTATGTATTTTTAGCTGAAACCTCTAAACAATACCAATCCAtttcctccctttctttttAGATTTAAGACATGGTTACTCTTGACACCATATACTACATTATTAATAAGATAAGATTTGTCCAAAAAAATTGAGGAAAAATCATAGGTATATTACTCTACTATATACTCCTTGATTTTCTTAGACGTGggaaaaaaatccaaaaggggaataaagaagaagaaaaagaaaagaattgtaCTAGTATAAATTAGTAATGCCCGAAGTGGGTCCCACAACATTGACATCTTCTTTTAGGACAAAATGGAGGACCTGGTCAAAAACCCATAGTTTTAACCACAGTTAAACTTGCTCCAGGCAATAAATAAAAAGCCTTCACTTCACATCACATCCCCTCCATTTCTCCCCTGCAGGCTGCAACGA
This portion of the Coffea eugenioides isolate CCC68of chromosome 11, Ceug_1.0, whole genome shotgun sequence genome encodes:
- the LOC113753573 gene encoding urease, encoding MKLVPREMDKLMLHNAGQLAQKRLARGQRLNYTEAVALIAAQILELVRDGEKSVAELMDLGRQFLGRRQVLPAVPHLLNTVQVEGTFPDGTKLITIHDPIVSENGNLELALYGSFLPVPSLDKFPPVEAGKIPGEIIFGGGSITLNPGRRAVKLQVTNTGDRPIQVGSHYHFIEANPYLVFDRMKAYAMRLNIPAGTATRFEPGDTKTVTLVRIEGKQVIRGGNGIADGPVHNANMTALMDAIQERACKHLEEPNSSEGVIEEGSPFSYELSHETYANMYGPTIGDQIRLGDTDLFAEIERDFSVYGDECVFGGGKVLRDGMGQACGYAAIDCLDTVITNAVIIDYSGIIKADIGIKDGFIASLGKAGNPDIMHGVYPEMIIGVNTEVIAGEGFIVTAGAIDCHVHFICPQLAFEAISSGITTLVGGGTGPADGTRATTCTPAASHMKLMLQSTDDLPLNFGFTGKGNSAKADGLHEIIKAGAMGLKLHEDWGTTPAAIDNCLTVAEQHDIQVNIHTDTLNESGFVEHSIAAFKDRTIHTYHSEGAGGGHAPDIIRVCGVKNVLPSSTNSTRPYTSNTVDEHLDMLMVCHHLDKDIPEDVAFAESRIRAETIAAEDILHDMGAISIISSDSQAMGRIAEVISRTWQTAHKMKLLRGSLEGNKSNNDNLRIKRYIAKYTINPAVANGFSEHVGSVEVGKFADLVVWKPSFFGAKPEMVIKGGTIAWSNMGDPNASIPTPEPVMMRPMFGAFGKAGSDNSIAFVSKAALDCGVKDQYGLKKRVKAVSGIRRLTKLDMKLNDALPDIKVDPETYIVTADGVNLTCPPAKIVPLSRNYFLF